The Acidimicrobiales bacterium genome includes a region encoding these proteins:
- a CDS encoding oxidoreductase family protein produces the protein MSEALGATVVAVDATPIGVGVGLMGALCRVSVTYAEPTASRPATLIAKFPAEGDASRMVAELLGMYRKEVRFYEQLAKRAGIPHAECYYAELDDETQRFVLLLSDLANGRVVDQLEGCKLDDARLAVERLADLHASFWNDSEVATADWMGALCDSPFPEGVVFSYQTSWGPAQELFGDQMPPAIKDLGDRFDGLLPRIMQRLSEGPTTLSHGDYRLDNIFFYDTDLAVCDWQLVDRSRGARDLGYFLGGSLTAADRAAHERDLVAAYAARLAANGVANYDFATCWEDYRLAVLFSFVYGIVAAGGLDHGDPRGTAITGAMIERSVAAILELECLSLPEAAS, from the coding sequence CGGCGTCGGCCTGATGGGCGCCTTGTGCCGCGTGAGCGTTACCTACGCCGAGCCGACCGCGAGCCGGCCGGCGACGCTGATCGCCAAGTTTCCGGCAGAGGGCGACGCCAGCCGCATGGTCGCCGAACTGCTCGGCATGTACCGCAAGGAGGTGCGCTTCTACGAGCAGCTCGCCAAGCGCGCCGGCATCCCGCACGCCGAGTGCTACTACGCCGAACTCGACGACGAGACCCAGCGCTTCGTGCTGCTGCTGAGTGATCTCGCCAATGGGCGCGTCGTGGACCAACTCGAAGGTTGCAAGCTCGACGACGCCCGCCTCGCCGTCGAACGCCTAGCCGATCTGCACGCCAGCTTCTGGAACGACAGCGAAGTCGCGACGGCGGACTGGATGGGAGCGCTGTGCGACTCGCCGTTCCCCGAGGGCGTGGTGTTCAGCTATCAGACGTCGTGGGGGCCGGCGCAGGAACTCTTCGGCGACCAGATGCCGCCGGCGATCAAGGACCTCGGCGATCGCTTCGACGGGTTGCTGCCCCGGATCATGCAGCGGCTCTCGGAAGGACCGACGACGCTGTCGCACGGCGACTACCGCCTCGACAACATCTTCTTCTACGACACCGATCTCGCGGTGTGCGACTGGCAACTCGTCGACCGCTCCCGCGGCGCGCGCGACCTTGGGTACTTCCTCGGTGGCAGCCTGACGGCGGCGGACCGCGCGGCGCACGAGCGCGATCTCGTGGCGGCGTACGCGGCGCGGCTCGCGGCCAACGGCGTGGCCAACTACGACTTCGCCACGTGCTGGGAGGACTATCGCCTCGCCGTCCTGTTCAGCTTCGTCTACGGCATCGTCGCCGCCGGCGGTCTCGACCACGGCGACCCGCGAGGCACGGCGATCACCGGCGCCATGATCGAACGCTCGGTGGCAGCGATCCTCGAACTTGAGTGCCTGTCGTTGCCCGAGGCCGCCTCGTGA
- a CDS encoding branched-chain amino acid ABC transporter permease: MSRLRWQQLGVLAVAAGAVAFAYGAPDSMHFYGALSVAYALVALSVMVLAGWTGQISLCQASFFGVGAYGGQKLLAHGVPLPLTLVLVACIGAAVSLVLGGPSLRLRGVYLTIVTLAFGAACEKFVFPLDSVRGAFAGIVPRASFFGLSTESDRGLYLAGVIVVGLVLLVVMNLRNSDFGRVLFAIRDSEDAAMAMGIRIAPYKIGAFALSSALATTGGVFYAMLFRSTPGASQFGVLQSFFLLALPVIGGLGSLAGGVVGGVLLATAQPIVNLFHVRLFLATGIGLVLIMLARTDGLIGFATRVVADVRDTFTRTAPTPAVPAVPVTPPRVRVRLRTPSAAAAAPQLRLRLRARVGARP; encoded by the coding sequence ATGAGCCGGCTGCGTTGGCAACAGCTCGGCGTGTTGGCCGTCGCCGCGGGCGCCGTCGCCTTCGCTTACGGAGCGCCCGACTCGATGCATTTCTACGGCGCGCTCTCCGTGGCCTACGCGCTCGTGGCGCTGTCGGTGATGGTGCTCGCCGGCTGGACGGGTCAGATCAGCCTGTGCCAGGCCAGCTTCTTCGGCGTCGGCGCCTACGGCGGCCAGAAGTTGCTGGCCCACGGCGTGCCGCTGCCGCTCACCCTCGTGCTCGTCGCCTGCATCGGCGCCGCGGTGTCGTTGGTGCTGGGCGGGCCGTCGCTGCGCCTGCGCGGCGTGTACCTGACCATCGTGACGCTGGCCTTCGGCGCGGCGTGCGAGAAGTTCGTCTTCCCGCTCGACTCGGTGCGCGGCGCGTTTGCCGGCATCGTGCCGCGGGCGAGTTTCTTCGGGCTGTCCACGGAGTCGGATCGCGGCTTGTACCTCGCGGGTGTGATCGTGGTCGGGCTGGTGCTGCTCGTCGTGATGAACCTGCGCAACTCCGACTTCGGTCGCGTGCTGTTCGCCATTCGCGACTCGGAGGACGCGGCGATGGCGATGGGCATCCGCATCGCGCCCTACAAAATCGGGGCCTTCGCCCTGTCCTCAGCCCTCGCTACTACCGGCGGTGTCTTCTACGCGATGTTGTTCCGTTCGACACCCGGCGCCAGCCAGTTCGGGGTGCTCCAGTCGTTCTTCTTGCTGGCGCTGCCGGTGATCGGCGGACTCGGCAGCCTCGCCGGGGGCGTGGTCGGCGGGGTGCTGCTCGCCACCGCGCAGCCGATCGTCAACCTGTTCCACGTCCGGCTGTTCCTCGCCACGGGCATCGGCCTGGTGCTGATCATGCTCGCCCGCACGGACGGGCTGATCGGCTTTGCGACCCGCGTCGTGGCCGACGTGCGCGACACCTTCACCCGCACCGCGCCCACGCCTGCCGTGCCCGCCGTGCCCGTCACGCCGCCCCGGGTCCGCGTCCGCCTCCGCACGCCCAGCGCAGCCGCAGCGGCCCCCCAGCTGCGGCTGCGCCTGCGCGCCCGCGTCGGAGCGCGGCCATGA
- a CDS encoding ABC transporter ATP-binding protein: MSDALLTVRGLEVGYGPVVAVRGVSFHVAAGEIVALLGANGAGKTSTLRGITGLVRPRAGAVRVDGVTVTPNPARMVAAGVAHVPEGRRVFPHLSVADNLTLGGWQRSKSIGAQRDFAYEMFPRLAERRGQLAGSLSGGEQQMLAIGRALMSSPRLLLIDELSLGLAPIVVDQLVDGLVRLNQEQGLALVLIEQFVHRALAIADTVHLMAKGGIVFSGTPDEAQRAGALELAYLSGAGASR, encoded by the coding sequence ATGTCTGACGCGTTGCTCACAGTGCGCGGTCTCGAAGTGGGCTACGGCCCGGTCGTCGCCGTGCGGGGCGTGTCGTTTCACGTCGCCGCCGGCGAGATCGTCGCGTTGCTCGGCGCCAACGGCGCCGGCAAGACCTCGACACTGCGCGGCATCACCGGACTCGTGCGTCCCCGCGCCGGCGCGGTGCGCGTCGACGGCGTGACCGTCACTCCCAACCCGGCGCGCATGGTGGCGGCCGGCGTGGCGCATGTCCCCGAAGGCCGCCGCGTGTTCCCGCATCTCAGCGTCGCCGACAACCTCACGCTCGGCGGCTGGCAACGGTCCAAGTCGATCGGCGCGCAACGCGACTTCGCCTACGAGATGTTCCCGCGCCTCGCCGAACGGCGCGGCCAGCTGGCCGGGTCGCTGTCGGGCGGCGAGCAACAAATGCTGGCGATCGGGCGCGCGCTGATGTCGTCGCCGCGGCTGCTGCTGATCGACGAACTCAGCCTCGGGCTCGCGCCGATCGTCGTGGACCAACTCGTCGACGGACTCGTACGCCTCAACCAGGAGCAGGGCCTCGCGCTCGTGCTCATCGAACAGTTCGTGCACCGGGCGCTGGCCATCGCCGACACGGTGCATCTGATGGCCAAGGGGGGCATCGTGTTCTCAGGAACACCCGACGAGGCACAGCGCGCCGGGGCGCTCGAACTCGCGTATCTCAGCGGCGCGGGAGCCTCGCGATGA
- a CDS encoding ABC transporter substrate-binding protein, which yields MSRLRLGTALLLVVALAGACGASPDVRREVAARNAAAARRVTTANTAASGATDVAGETLDAGAQAATGTASGPAAAAINRAAAAPAPAGGNGGATDVGVTATSIKIGGTFFNGGFLDKYSQVSEQAANAYFNYVNDQGGVYGRKIQFSGCDTAGQAQGTASCVNKFINDDKVFALGPSLDFNLDTVPPIIEKAGVPWVGTSGLYAEEFTSPMMFPTQLKGADVGAEIATFAAHNLHATTVGVSWVTIGAGPGCKDRVYQIAPALGLRVVVDAVNEDVNNGLSSQVDKIKSANPDVVLFCNDPVNNVKFMQAAGSKDYKAPKGFVGGFVAADDVPQAMGRAGIGFYGFSSYDFYKSDSPDMKSYRQITEFYYPRIFHHFYTQAAYTGAVAIVEALKAAGPKLTRATFVAALRNMHSLNSMGLSFDFANHGAAPSGIILQADENLTWHQVTNRFSAG from the coding sequence GTGAGCCGCCTGCGGCTCGGCACGGCGCTCCTGCTCGTCGTCGCTCTCGCCGGCGCCTGCGGCGCCAGCCCCGACGTCCGGCGCGAGGTGGCGGCGCGCAACGCCGCTGCGGCTCGTCGCGTCACGACCGCCAACACCGCGGCGTCGGGTGCAACCGACGTCGCCGGCGAGACGCTCGACGCCGGCGCGCAGGCGGCGACCGGCACGGCTAGCGGCCCGGCGGCGGCAGCGATCAATCGTGCGGCGGCGGCGCCCGCGCCCGCCGGCGGCAACGGTGGTGCGACAGACGTCGGCGTGACCGCCACGAGCATCAAGATCGGCGGCACGTTCTTCAACGGCGGCTTCCTCGATAAGTACAGCCAGGTGTCCGAGCAGGCGGCCAACGCTTACTTCAACTACGTCAACGACCAAGGCGGCGTTTACGGCCGCAAGATCCAGTTCAGCGGTTGCGACACCGCAGGCCAGGCGCAGGGCACGGCCAGTTGCGTCAACAAGTTCATCAACGACGACAAGGTCTTCGCCCTCGGCCCGAGCCTCGACTTCAACCTCGACACGGTGCCCCCGATCATCGAGAAGGCCGGGGTGCCGTGGGTCGGGACGTCGGGGCTCTACGCCGAAGAGTTCACCAGTCCGATGATGTTCCCGACGCAGCTCAAGGGTGCCGACGTCGGCGCCGAGATCGCCACGTTCGCGGCGCACAACCTGCACGCCACCACCGTCGGCGTGTCGTGGGTGACCATCGGTGCGGGTCCGGGCTGCAAGGACCGCGTGTACCAAATCGCGCCGGCGCTCGGCCTGCGCGTCGTGGTCGACGCCGTCAACGAAGACGTCAACAACGGGCTGTCGAGCCAGGTCGACAAGATCAAGTCGGCCAACCCCGACGTCGTGCTGTTCTGCAACGACCCGGTCAACAACGTGAAGTTCATGCAAGCCGCGGGGTCGAAGGACTACAAGGCGCCCAAGGGGTTCGTCGGCGGCTTCGTAGCCGCGGACGACGTGCCCCAGGCGATGGGCCGCGCCGGGATCGGCTTCTACGGGTTCTCGAGCTACGACTTCTACAAGTCGGACTCACCCGACATGAAGAGCTACCGGCAGATCACCGAGTTCTACTACCCGCGCATCTTCCACCACTTCTACACGCAGGCGGCCTACACGGGTGCCGTGGCGATCGTCGAGGCACTGAAGGCCGCTGGACCGAAGCTCACACGCGCGACGTTCGTCGCCGCGCTGCGCAACATGCACAGCCTCAACTCGATGGGACTCAGCTTCGACTTCGCCAACCACGGCGCCGCCCCATCAGGCATCATCCTGCAAGCCGACGAGAACCTCACCTGGCATCAGGTGACCAACCGCTTCAGCGCGGGTTAG
- a CDS encoding ABC transporter ATP-binding protein, whose translation MNSHLCARDVTKQFAGLTAVDAVSLEVRPGEIVGLIGPNGAGKTTLFNCLTGFTSLSGGVVTLDDRDISRLDPAARAKLGVARTFQQARLFAHLSVRENMLLGRHLHYGASAWQAAFRTRRARRAEREAIAHVEALAELCGLTQLLDAAVGALPYGTQRMVEVARALALEPTVLLLDEPGAGMDPGESTHFAELLREIHRQRDLSILLIEHDVPMVLSVCQRVYVLEFGRVIANGTPDAIVADPRVRASYLGTEVANV comes from the coding sequence ATGAACAGTCATCTCTGCGCACGCGACGTCACCAAGCAGTTCGCGGGGCTCACCGCAGTCGACGCCGTCTCCCTCGAGGTCCGGCCCGGAGAGATCGTGGGCCTGATCGGCCCCAACGGCGCCGGCAAGACGACGCTGTTCAACTGCCTCACCGGGTTCACGTCACTGTCCGGCGGTGTGGTCACGCTCGACGACCGCGACATCAGCCGCCTCGACCCCGCGGCGCGCGCCAAGCTCGGCGTCGCCCGCACGTTCCAGCAGGCGCGCTTGTTCGCCCACCTGTCGGTCCGGGAGAACATGCTGCTCGGCCGGCACCTCCACTACGGCGCGTCGGCGTGGCAGGCAGCGTTCCGCACCCGCCGAGCGCGCCGCGCCGAGCGCGAGGCGATCGCACACGTCGAAGCGCTCGCCGAGTTGTGCGGGCTCACGCAGCTGCTCGACGCCGCGGTGGGCGCGCTGCCCTATGGCACCCAGCGCATGGTCGAGGTGGCACGGGCCTTGGCGCTCGAGCCGACCGTATTGCTGCTCGACGAACCCGGCGCCGGAATGGACCCCGGAGAGTCGACGCACTTCGCGGAGTTGCTGCGCGAAATACATCGCCAGCGCGACCTGTCGATCCTGCTCATCGAGCACGACGTGCCCATGGTGCTGTCGGTGTGCCAGCGCGTCTACGTGCTCGAGTTCGGGCGCGTGATCGCCAACGGCACGCCCGACGCGATCGTCGCCGACCCCCGCGTGCGGGCGTCGTATCTCGGCACGGAGGTGGCCAATGTCTGA
- a CDS encoding branched-chain amino acid ABC transporter permease: MEKFVSLTVSGLTLGMIYALVSLGVVVVFRISRIVNLAQGAMGVFSTFVFHYEFNERLHLPIGVSFVLTLLVGAVLGVVIERMLIGPVRRDGILATLIMTVGVLLVLTELTVQFWGPNTPVIDSIFPDTTVRFAGTGVTVHQLGTAAVVVVVGALLYVLLNRTRYGLAVQAIAEDPGAAHIVGLPVRLMTTSTWALGGASAALAGMLFIHLNVLDPISLTFVMISSLVAAVIGGFNSLPLAVGGSIAFGLVYQWSSGYISTSGSADLVVFIGLVAVLLVLRNNTVALESVVEL, encoded by the coding sequence GTGGAAAAGTTCGTCAGCCTGACGGTCAGCGGCCTCACGCTCGGGATGATCTACGCGCTCGTCTCGCTCGGCGTCGTCGTCGTGTTCCGCATCAGCCGCATCGTGAACCTGGCGCAGGGCGCGATGGGCGTGTTCTCGACCTTCGTGTTCCACTACGAGTTCAACGAGCGGTTGCACCTGCCCATCGGTGTGTCGTTCGTACTGACGTTGCTCGTGGGCGCAGTGCTCGGCGTGGTGATCGAACGCATGCTCATCGGCCCGGTGCGCCGCGACGGCATCCTGGCGACGCTGATCATGACCGTCGGTGTCTTGCTCGTCCTCACGGAGTTGACGGTGCAGTTCTGGGGGCCCAACACCCCGGTGATCGACTCGATCTTCCCCGACACGACAGTGCGGTTCGCCGGGACGGGCGTCACCGTGCACCAACTCGGCACCGCAGCCGTGGTGGTCGTCGTCGGAGCGCTGCTGTACGTGCTGCTCAACCGGACGCGGTATGGCCTCGCGGTGCAGGCCATCGCCGAAGATCCCGGCGCCGCGCACATCGTCGGGCTGCCGGTGCGGCTGATGACGACCTCGACGTGGGCCCTCGGGGGCGCGTCGGCCGCGCTGGCCGGCATGTTGTTCATCCACCTCAACGTGCTCGACCCGATCTCGCTCACCTTCGTGATGATCTCGAGCCTGGTCGCCGCGGTGATCGGCGGGTTCAACTCGCTACCACTCGCCGTCGGCGGCAGCATCGCCTTCGGGCTCGTCTACCAGTGGAGCAGCGGCTACATCTCCACGTCGGGTTCGGCCGACCTAGTGGTATTCATCGGACTGGTGGCGGTGCTGCTCGTCCTGCGCAACAACACCGTCGCCCTCGAATCGGTCGTCGAGCTATGA